The Engystomops pustulosus chromosome 4, aEngPut4.maternal, whole genome shotgun sequence genome contains a region encoding:
- the LOC140128939 gene encoding beta-1,3-galactosyltransferase 5-like: MKTHAVPLILLLAFLTGMFWSSMFTNQGTSSIQLTQVVHLENKSPSYILPPHRESVTLNDGVNEFHLNFSRLQEEFPYIQDYVCKVILTPDIYHEPSKSLIILAVKSRPASTSRRKALRQTWAREWQLGGYVLRPVFLIGDTNVSGQMELVKIESKEYGDILQWDLKEGYHSLPLKERCLLEYIVHNLSKVAFIYKGDDDMYVNPPVLVNLIETFGSNPWVLHGNVMAREGVTRSGRNIISKYLYPEPIYPNFLSGGGFIFSGPSARLLYEISLKMPVFPLDDVYFGFLTLAANLTLRHDGRFHVFGLGFEPCKYQKALLIHGMSPELLVERWQKVESANCSDKSFPK; the protein is encoded by the exons ATGAAGACGCATGCTGTTCCTCTCATTTTGTTACTGGCTTTCCTCACTGGAATGTTTTGGTCATCTATGTTTACAAACCAAGGGACATCCTCCATACAATTGACACAAGTGGTTCACCTTGAAAACAAGTCTCCATCTTACATTTTACCTCCTCATAGGGAGTCAGTAACCCTGAATGATGGAGTAAATGAGTTCCATCTGAACTTCTCCCGATTACAGGAAGAGTTCCCTTATATTCAAGACTATGTTTGTAAAGTAATCCTCACCCCGGACATTTATCATGAGCCCTCAAAATCGCTCATCATTCTGGCTGTTAAATCTCGCCCAGCTTCAACGAGCAGACGGAAAGCACTCAGACAAACATGGGCTCGAGAATGGCAGCTGGGTGGTTATGTGTTGAGACCCGTATTTCTCATAGGTGACACAAATGTCTCTGGACAAATGGAACTTGTGAAGATTGAAAGCAAAGAATATGGAGATATTCTACAATGGGATCTTAAGGAAGGATACCATAGCTTACCTCTCAAGGAAAGATGCTTATTAGAATATATAGTCCACAATCTCTCCAAGGTAGCATTTATATATAAAG GTGATGACGATATGTATGTCAACCCTCCAGTTTTGGTTAATCTTATAGAGACATTCGGCTCCAACCCTTGGGTTCTGCATGGAAATGTAATGGCTCGTGAGGGTGTCACGCGTTCTGGCAGAAACATTATTTCAAAATATCTATACCCAGAACCCATCTATCCAAACTTTCTATCAGGCGGAGGGTTTATTTTCAGTGGTCCCTCAGCCAGGCTCCTGTACGAGATATCCCTGAAGATGCCCGTCTTCCCATTGGATGATGTCTATTTTGGATTCTTAACTCTGGCAGCCAATTTAACATTAAGACATGATGGTCGTTTTCATGTGTTTGGATTAGGGTTTGAACCCTGTAAATACCAAAAAGCACTGTTAATCCATGGTATGAGTCCGGAGCTATTAGTGGAACGATGGCAAAAAGTGGAAAGTGCAAATTGTTCGGACAAATCATTTCCAAAGTAA